The Actinomyces viscosus genome segment TGACGATGAAGTCGTGAGCACCACGCCCACGGACTCCTCGTCGTCAAGTAGCTCCGACTCGTCCGCCTCCCCGAAGGACAAGGACAAGGAGACCTCCAAGGACTCCGACGACGCCTCGGCCACCCCCTCATCCAAGGCCGGTTCCTCGGCCAGCTCCAGCGCAAGCGCCGACGGCAAGACCGTCCCCATCGGCGACCTCAAGACCGGCGACTGCGTCAGCGAGATGGTCGACGAGACCAGGGGCGGCCAGACAGGCACCAGCGAAGCGAAGGTTGTCGACTGCTCCACCCCGCACCAGTACGAGATGATCGGAACGGCTCAGTCCACCGCCTCCAGCTACGCCGAGTCGGACACTCCCGAGGAGATCTCCGCGGTCTGCGAGCCGCTGCTGCAGTCCTACGTGGGGTCGGCCTCCAAGGCCGAGGACTATATGGTGGCCGCCCTGACCCCCATGCAGGCCTCCTGGGAGCAGGGTGATCACGAGTTCACCTGCTTCGCCCAGAACGCGGATCATTCCCCATTGAACAAATCCGTCAAGAACTCCTAGTCTGTCCTCGTCGAGCAGGGCACAGGATCTCAATCGGCAGGCGGGCCGCCACCCACGAGCAACGGCTCACCCCCTTGACTCTCCTGGCGTTCGCCGCCCTGCCACCTATTCCGGCCGGGTGGCGACTCTCCGTCTCTCCGTCTCACGTCGCCACCCGGCCCACATCCCAGATTTTTTCAGCGGAGCCCCACCTGCGACCAGGATCCCGCGGAAAACCGGCACAATCCCGCCATTGCGGCTGTTACGGTTCGGTATATGCGCACCCTGACCACGCTCCTCGCTCTTCCAGTCGCCGCCGCCCTGACCATGGGGCTGTCCTCCTGCAGCCTGTTCTCCTCGGGCACCACCACCGCCACCAAGGATCTCGAGGTCGGGAACTGCTACAACACCGTGAGTGACAAGGCCGGCGGGAGCAACCCGGTCGGCGAGGTCACGGTGGTCGACTGCGCCAAGGCCCACACCTACGAGGTCATCGCCCAGACCACCTTCCCCGACGACGTCGACAAGCTCCCCAACGAGGGCTCGATCAAGTCCCTGGGCGAGGGCTTCTGCCAGGGCGAGGAGTTCACCAAGTACATCGGGGTTGACGCCTCCAGCTCCGGCTACCA includes the following:
- a CDS encoding septum formation family protein, whose product is MRTLTTLLALPVAAALTMGLSSCSLFSSGTTTATKDLEVGNCYNTVSDKAGGSNPVGEVTVVDCAKAHTYEVIAQTTFPDDVDKLPNEGSIKSLGEGFCQGEEFTKYIGVDASSSGYQIEYLSPSDDTWAKGDRKISCVVAQGDKSEVKGSAKNSKK
- a CDS encoding septum formation family protein, encoding MSTTPTDSSSSSSSDSSASPKDKDKETSKDSDDASATPSSKAGSSASSSASADGKTVPIGDLKTGDCVSEMVDETRGGQTGTSEAKVVDCSTPHQYEMIGTAQSTASSYAESDTPEEISAVCEPLLQSYVGSASKAEDYMVAALTPMQASWEQGDHEFTCFAQNADHSPLNKSVKNS